A region of the Arachis hypogaea cultivar Tifrunner chromosome 15, arahy.Tifrunner.gnm2.J5K5, whole genome shotgun sequence genome:
ACTGAATTATAATTTTACGGGGCTACTAGTTAATGATGGTTGATAGAATATGCTTCTCTCAAGTTCTTTTTGCtaatctgaattttgaaacatGATTGTCGGACTAAGGAACGGAATGATAAATGTCCATTTCTATAGTAAGATACCTAAGAAGATCTACATGCATTAATTTTTCTTGATAATCAAGGATGTTGTGATTTTATAGGAAATCTTGTTATGTTGAAGTCAGGTACTCTCCAGcaaagttttgattaattagtcCAAGAAATCGTTTTCTGGTGTGAATTCCGTATTATAGTAAATCATCCATGTAAATGACCACATCTAGTGCAATATAGCTTTTGTTGTATTGTTATTTATGCTGTTAACTGTTTTGCACTTTCAGGTAATCCTCGGATTATTCACAGGGATATCAAGTCATCGAACATTCTTTTAGATTACAACTTCGAGGCTAAAGTATGTACCGTTTTACTTGTTCAAAGTTCAATCTCAATGGTTCTATTTTGTATTCTAATCTTAGTACTTATTTGCTATAGGTTTCAGATTTTGGGCTAGCAAAATTAGCCCTAGATGCAAATACACATATAACCACACGAGTCATGGGAACTTTTGGGTCGGTATTCATTAATACACGTCCAATCTAATGTGtttcttatattattttagatTGCTCTGAGACTAACTATCTATAAACATTgatttcttttttgttctcttaaaGGTACGTAGCCCCTGAATATGCATCCAGTGGCAAATTGACTGAGAAGTCTGATGTATATTCCTTTGGGGTTGTGCTCTTGGAGCTCATTACTGGGCGGAAGCCAGTAGATACATCTCAACCCTTGGGAGATGAGAGTTTAGTTGAATGGGTAAATATCCATGCCAGTCTTGTTCATATTGCTCTTTTTTGCAACTGCATCTAATTTTTGATAATGTGGTTTGAGATACCATTAGTGTCTATTTAGGCTTCGTTTGGTTGATGTATAGGATGAGACATAGACACAAATACACAAACATTAAAGACatagacataaaatatttgtgtctaTGTATTGTGTTTGGCAAAAATAATGAACAAGACACAAATATTTGGAAAAGACTGAATTACCCTGCACTCAAAAAAGGTTTGGGGAGATAggagaacaaattttgaaaatttaaaaattgaataagggtaaaagagtaaaaaattagtgtctcacaAGTTGTGTCTGTCTCACCAAATTGAAGGTACACAAATTTGGTGTCTCTGTGTCCATCCGTGTCCTCCCGTATCCTTCGAAAATCTGTCTCACCAAACCAAACAGCAGACATGTGTCACCATGTCCATGTCAATGAGACATGGACATcaaccaaacgctaccttatatTCATATGGGGTTTGATCGTTCTTGGCCCTTGCAGTCTTGATAATCAATCGTGATGTGTGCTTTTATCCTTTTGGAAATTTCATCCTTTATCACAATCACTTAAAATGGTTAAAAGTTTGTCAACCTTCCACTGAATCTGCAGTTGCAAAATTTCATCCCTAGTAAATTTTGAATGACACTAGGTCTGTTACTGTTAGGAATTCTAACACCATTGTTGAAATTGAATCAATCATATGGGAAAGTGAGGATGCTTTTAAAATGATCAAAGGGAGTTAATCAATGTTATGAAAACTTCTGTACTTTCTTGAGAATTCCAGTGCCCATGTTGCATAGAATGCTAGAATTTAGGAATGACAGGTACAACTTAAGTGGCTGCACATCCATACAAAGTGGTTGCCGTTCCATGCCTCCATCTCTCAATAGACTGCAATCTTTTGATGATCAAATACTGAAtttcatgtttttaaattttgaggCATTTGATAATTTAACAAGATGATGAGTGTAAGTTTCAAGATTGAGGCCAGTGAACATCACATAAATGTTAAATTTGTACTTACAGAATGTGACATTTTGGTTAGACATGTTATAGTGTGCTTGCATCGGTAAATTATGCATACATACATCAGAAGAATTTAAAGTTCAACAGTTAGATATGCGACTATCGGATCTAAACTTTACTTAAAATCATTCTTTAATGTTCACAATTCATCAGCCTTTCCTCACAGAAGCAATTTTCCTTTTCAGGCTCGACCATTATTGAGTCATGTACTTGATAGTGGGGAGTTGGGGATTTTGACGGATCCAAGGCTAGAAAAGAACTATGTTGAAAGTGAAATTTTCTGTATGATAGAAGTTGCTGCATCTTGCGTTCGGCATTCAGCTGCAAAGAGGCCTCGCATGGGACAGGTAATTGCTGTCAGTGTAAAATAtgttttttgtccctaacgtaGACGTTAGTGCTAATGCGTTATTTTGCTTAATAGGTTGTTAGAGCTTTTGATAGCTTAGGAGCTTCTGACCTAACGAATGGATTGCGAGTTGGAGAAAGCGAGGCTTTTAACTCTGCGCAGCTATCGGAAGAGATAAGATTGTTTAGGAGAATGGCATTTGGTGATCAAAATTATAGCACCGATTTCTTTAGCAAGGGTAGTTCAAATACGTGAAAGGCACTAGCTACGCGGAGGCCTGATTTTTGGACCAAAATAACTTAAGTCAAGTTAAGCCGAGGGATGGCCATGGCTGAATATAATTGGATGAAGATGATAGATCAGCTAAGGTGCATCAATGCTTTTGGTTTTGGAATTGGCTGCATCAGTTTCACACCGTTGAATCTGTGACAgaatttcatcattcttttatcattgttagctgttctttggcagcAATTTTGTTCCTGTAATTATCTGTAAAGAAGTCGCTTTTGTACGTATTGATGGTAAAGAgaataaattaatt
Encoded here:
- the LOC112750498 gene encoding proline-rich receptor-like protein kinase PERK9, with translation MMKRKKKKVLSNGGYVMPTTPASSPDSDSSFYKTHSSAPLVQSGSGSDVLYTPSDPGGLGHSRSWFSYEELIKATNGFSTENLLGEGGFGSVYKGYLPDGREIAVKQLKIGGGQGEKEFKAEVEIISRIHHRHLVSLVGYCIQDTRRLLVYDYVPNNTLYFHLHGDGRPVLEWANRVKIAAGAARGIAYLHEDCNPRIIHRDIKSSNILLDYNFEAKVSDFGLAKLALDANTHITTRVMGTFGYVAPEYASSGKLTEKSDVYSFGVVLLELITGRKPVDTSQPLGDESLVEWARPLLSHVLDSGELGILTDPRLEKNYVESEIFCMIEVAASCVRHSAAKRPRMGQVVRAFDSLGASDLTNGLRVGESEAFNSAQLSEEIRLFRRMAFGDQNYSTDFFSKGSSNT